A part of Leishmania major strain Friedlin complete genome, chromosome 11 genomic DNA contains:
- a CDS encoding putative S-phase kinase-associated protein: MPVEIANSDDVDFSQYCVLQSNDHPPVEFKVSRESAKMSGLLRDMLEDQEGNEAIIPIPNVSGQTLRLVLEYMEYHCGNPAQPIEKPLKTTIESLVCEWDSNFLFNQLLKNHDEKQHEVLIDVIMAANFLNVRDLLDLTCACVASMIRGKTAEQIRELFNIENDFTPEEEEKIREENRWCEES, from the coding sequence ATGCCGGTGGAAATCGCAAACAGCGACGATGTGGACTTCTCGCAGTACTGTGTACTACAGAGCAATGATCATCCGCCTGTAGAGTTCAAGGTATCGCGCGAGTCGGCCAAGATGTCGGGGCTGCTCAGGGACATGCTGGAAGACCAGGAGGGCAACGAGGCGATCATCCCCATTCCGAACGTGTCAGGGCAGACGCTCCGGCTCGTGCTAGAGTACATGGAGTATCACTGCGGCAACCCAGCGCAGCCCATCGAGAAGCCGCTGAAGACGACGATTGAGTCACTCGTGTGCGAGTGGGACAGCAACTTCCTCTTCAATCAGCTTCTCAAGAACCACGACGAGAAGCAGCACGAGGTGCTCATCGACGTCATCATGGCGGCGAACTTTTTGAACGTGCGCGACTTGCTCGATTTGACGTGCGCCTGCGTTGCAAGCATGATCCGTGGCAAGACGGCGGAGCAGATTCGCGAGCTGTTCAACATCGAGAACGACTTCACAccggaggaggaagagaagatTCGCGAGGAGAACCGCTGGTGCGAGGAGTCTTAG